The sequence TGAAATTCTAAGTATAGTCAAGAAattattcttaaaataaattgaCATTCATCACGATTTTGCCATGCTGTAGTTCTCTCTGGGCAATTGGGATCCATGCATAGCCAAGCTGCCCTTGTTGGGTGTTTGATCAAAACCTTTAACCCGCAATTGTTAACTTGTATTCTGTTTCAGCTGCAAATCATTTAGGAAAAAAACATCAGTTGTGCATCAGGTAGTTTTGTTGTCTCACAGCTTTCGGGAGTTTGGTTCAATCTTTTTTAAGTTCTGGTTCTGGTTTGAACTGCAATAGTTTGGCATCCCATCCAAGAGGTAACCCCATTTCTCATCCCATCTTTAGAGTAGTGTCTAaatccactgtgaccctgacaaGGATGAAGTGGTTCCTAAACTGGTTACTATGCCCATAACTGAATGAATTTCTCCTGCTAATGCATGAGATTCAAAACATGGCACAAATTATAactgagcacaaaaaaaaaaaaaattaaacccaGAATTCAAGCTCTTGATTTGCCGATATCTCCTGGTCTCCTCCTCTGCACTTTGTGGCACTGAATTTGGATGTAGTTTGATGGGTCTTCCTTGAGCATCTTTTGGTGGAAGCGCTAGAAGAAACATTAAGACCTTTCTGAGTATCAGTCATAACGGACGTGGTGTTCTGAGTGGTGTATTCTGGGCTTTGACTTCTATAACAAATTGGTTTGGGGATCTTTGTAGGTGTCTTGTCAGGTCTGTTGTCCCGTCTTGGACGCATACAAGGTCTCAGCTTCAACTTATAGATGGAGGGCACCCTTTCTGGCTTTTTCAATGATCTCCTCTGATATGATGAAGAGACCTGCGGCTTCTCTTTGTTGCTAGTTTCAGAGTTGTTAGCTTCAGCAGTATTGGATGGTTCTGTAGATTCTTTTGAATCTATACTTGAACCTAGAGATGACCAGGAACTTGCCACAGAGGGTTTGAAAACATTTAGGTTTCTTGTGTTAGTCTGACTTTCTTGCTTGTTGCCTCTGAGATCTTTGGAGAAATTGTTCACCCAACTTTCAACAGATACTTTCTCAAGTGGTCTCCTCCCTTTTGAAAGCTCATCAATAACAGCTTCAAAATTAGCATCCCTTGTATTAGTTTGTCTAGAAGATGAACGGGATCCACCAGAGGATGTGTTGTGGATAGACGGTTGCCTGATCTTATGTGAAATCTCTGGAGAATTCATTAGGGTGTCAGGCTGACTACTGTCCTGCTCGTTCTCTGAATCACCACCATCAGAGTCCATGCCAAGCTGTTGTAGGTTAAACAGGATCTCTTCCTCAAGGCTCTGATACAGGATGGCCTCCTGAGCAGGACTGATAGGAGGAGGAGTAAAAAGATAGCTTCTCTTTGTAtctctatttttgttttctgcattcACAACAGTAACAGGTTGAGACGGCTCCACTATGGTCCTGTTGAAGTCAGAATAGATGACAGAATTTAATACAGTGTGCTTTGGAAGTACCAAGTTATGCTTTCTGTCACCATGTGAAGACGATCTCTGTTGGCTGTTCTCATTTATTTGAAGTCTGGTAGGTGGGGATGGACTGTCTGATGATTGGCCTTTTTCATTTAATGCAAGGAGCCTAGTATGTCCATCCCCTGATATAACACCCATTAGCCCTTTTGTAGGAGAAAATGTCCGAATGAACCCCGGGCTCTTTCTGGCATTCCCACTGTCTTGAATGTCTTGTTGCCTTACCAAACCACTGTTGTTGGTTGCAAGACATTGAACCGGTGTAACGCTCTGCAATGGTCGAGCTGCCAATGAAGGTCCTAGCTTCTCTGGAACACTTTGTAAATCCTTGTTGTTCTTTGGTCCAGTTGTGGCATTTTGTCTCAGCTTTGATACAATCTGAGACTTAGTCAAATTCTGCCTAGGCTTGTTATCTCGCCCTTGCTGTGGTGGAGTAAAGGTTTGGCTGTAGACCTTCTGCAAGACCAAGGGTGTACTGGGGCGCTGAGTCTCTTGTGGTGGTGGGGTGGACTGGCGGGCTGGTCGGGGAAGACTACTGGTTACACGTGGAGACGGAGCCACCCTACTGGGTTCTCTGCCTGTTCTGCAAGTGGACTTCAGCATGTCCTTAATATCAGATTTGGTCTGTTGGGAAGGGACCCTTAGTCTGAAAGAAGAACCACAAAGCCAGATGAGGTAATGGATCTCTCAATTATATGGTAATATTATATCTCTACTGTATTTACAGACAGTCAGAGCTGTGCATATTAGCATGTGACTCAGTGTTTCTATTAGAAGATAGCAGCGTTCAAGCTGAAGCATATTTCATTCCGGGTCATTCAGATGAAGTGGACAATTAAAGATTTTAACTGTTAGAACTGGGTAAGCTGTAGCATAGAATTGAATCAGTGGAATTCAGGGATAGTTGCCATGGCAGATTTCCAACATTATACAACATAACAACTGTACAGACTGTAGGAACAAAATCcactgtgtgtattgtacatgtCATATACAATAGGCATATATACCAAACTAATCTTTTTATCTCCTTTTTGCCATTCATATGAATAAAAAGCCtttaaactgttattaaaataaatcttatcTGAAAGGTTGTTGAATTAGAAACACTTGTTGTCGTTGTTCTCTATAAATGGCCTAGTTTATATATCGATCAGTGCCTCTACACCGACATCTCTAAACCATAACGTCTGAATGTATTTAGGGTTTGAATTTGATTTATAATCACTGTCAAATAAAACAACGGTACAATGTAAGCTAAACTATGATAAAGTATTTAAACCTGAAAGCAAGTGGTGAAGCAGAAGCTGATTTTAGTTTATTGCAGTAATTAAATAGGCCGTCATTAGACATTctcattaaaaatgtgtatgAAATGACGGAACTGGTGCGataacaattatttaaaaccATTACCCGTGTCATTTTGTTCCATTGTTTGTGCTCTTTGAGCTGTAATGTTGCTATGGGATAATTGTGATGCGATGGGAATTTGATACGAAATGAACGACGAGGTGATGGACGACTTCACTTGACATAGAACAGATGAACTGCGATTCAAAGCAGTGATAAATAATGTCTCCCTCACAGCAttactttcacacacaaacacacagattccTGAAAAGTAGgcatatttttgttgtttaattcaTTACAAGCCAAGTCTGCAGGCCTAAATGAATTACTCTTTTTGAATTacagcaggggggcacggtggcttcgcattacacttccagggttgggggttcgattcccgcctccaccttgtgtgtgtggagtttgcatgttctccccgtgcctcgggggtttcctccgggtactccggtttcctcccccggtccaaagacatgcgtggtaggttgattggcatctctggaaaagttgtccgtagtgtgtgattgtgtgagtgaatgagagtgtgtgtgtgtgtgtcctgcgatgggttggcactccgtccagggtgtatcctgccttgatggccgatgacgcctgagataggcacaggctccccgtgacccgaggtagttcggataagcggtagaaaatgagtgagtgagtgagagtgaattacAGCATGTTTCAAAAAGTTTCATTCCTCTTACACTACAGAAATTAGCAAGTCTTTATACATCAAAGAATAGTGTTTTGTACTGTTTTCGGCATACTCTTTACAATTGGATCGACGCACACCTATTTTAATCCACTTATGTTGATGTTCCTGTGCAGGTTTTAAGGAAACATCtctatcttttatcttttaaagaaacaaatctCTTATCTGTTTTAAGGAAACATGTCTAtctatgatatctatatcataTTAGAGAGTATTAGAGTTTAGACTACTAAATTAAACACTTTGCTCCAATACTAAGCTTTAAAATCCTGACTAGCTGGATCATGTAAATTTAACCAGGACCCAGAAACACGACTGAAAATAATCATATACAAACTCCATCTTCCTGAAGATGTTCTGTAACCTGGCAGGAACCCTTGTGGATTCTAATTAACCTGCTGATTTAGTGCACTCATACTGTGTGTAATGTCTGTGGCATTCAATGACATTTAGTGATCGATTACTTTTTGCCGTGTTCCTTGGCCCCCTTGAAAGGCACTGGCATGcgtgtgtgggaaaaaaactcTGTGTACTCTGGTTGCAGTGATTAAGCGTATGATTCACTGGAAATTGTAAATTCACTTTTATAGAGTAGGCATGGGATGGTTTTTCCATTTATGTCTCTGAGTTACTTATTAACATGATATCTTAAGAATGagctagactggattactgcaacgcactgctggcaggtctacttAGGAACGCAATCtgccctctgcaaatgatccaaaatgcagctgcacggcttgttttcaacctgccaaagttctcgcataccaccccgctgctgcaatcCGTCCGGTAGCTGCCGGTAGCCACACGGTAACGACTTCCGGTAGCTgaacgcatcagattcaaaacaccgatgctggcctacaaagccaaaaatggatcagctccctcttacctcaaagccctcatcactcctcgcactgcaccctgcaccctccgatctaccagcactgctcgactggttccaccatctctcagggtaagagggaagtatactacaagactcttctctgttctgggaCCAAGGTGATGGAACAAACTTCCCCTAgaagtccggacagct comes from Tachysurus vachellii isolate PV-2020 chromosome 26, HZAU_Pvac_v1, whole genome shotgun sequence and encodes:
- the LOC132841145 gene encoding GAS2-like protein 2A; its protein translation is MSGIEHASTQSIRPFRSCEEYLYAMKEDLAEWLKDLYGVDITVNNMVQALETGALLCAHANNVTRAADEFRHQHGRECAHLPSSGVTYMSSAQPATFLARDNVSNFINWCRNEMRIKDVLMFETDDLVLRKNEKNVVLCLLEVARRASRFGMSAPVLIQLEEEIEEEIREEKMESVVKRCLINTENLDEMVQYLISRCTCPSQFPMVKISEGKYRVGDSNTIIFVRILRNHVMVRVGGGWDTLEHYLDKHDPCRCTSLSHKLAQRPGTPVHEIKARQSGPDGQAMSQISLVLSRTQSPLDPVIWTSSGPTRIQRSEPGLRLRLRVPSQQTKSDIKDMLKSTCRTGREPSRVAPSPRVTSSLPRPARQSTPPPQETQRPSTPLVLQKVYSQTFTPPQQGRDNKPRQNLTKSQIVSKLRQNATTGPKNNKDLQSVPEKLGPSLAARPLQSVTPVQCLATNNSGLVRQQDIQDSGNARKSPGFIRTFSPTKGLMGVISGDGHTRLLALNEKGQSSDSPSPPTRLQINENSQQRSSSHGDRKHNLVLPKHTVLNSVIYSDFNRTIVEPSQPVTVVNAENKNRDTKRSYLFTPPPISPAQEAILYQSLEEEILFNLQQLGMDSDGGDSENEQDSSQPDTLMNSPEISHKIRQPSIHNTSSGGSRSSSRQTNTRDANFEAVIDELSKGRRPLEKVSVESWVNNFSKDLRGNKQESQTNTRNLNVFKPSVASSWSSLGSSIDSKESTEPSNTAEANNSETSNKEKPQVSSSYQRRSLKKPERVPSIYKLKLRPCMRPRRDNRPDKTPTKIPKPICYRSQSPEYTTQNTTSVMTDTQKGLNVSSSASTKRCSRKTHQTTSKFSATKCRGGDQEISANQELEFWV